AGGGGCCGAGGACCGAAGCGCAACGGGAGGCGTGCCAGGATCCGCACGCGCTGATCGATATGCTGCTGAAGCGCCCGGTCACGGAGCGAAAGTTACGACTCCTCGCGATCGCACGCGGCCGCTTCGTATGGGACCGGGGCCTGTTTGGGGACGCGCGCCTGGAGCAGGCGGTGCTGTTGGGCGAGCGGTTCGTGGAGGGGCTGGCGTCCGCGGACGAAATGCGGGCCGCGCGCGACCTCTTCGACCGCGCGTGGCTCGAACTCGTTCGGGCGGGAACTCACCGGCCCGCTTCGGCCGCCCGGTGCTGCGTTAGCACGAATCGCGATGAGATCGCGAACTGCGGAACGCTCCACGCGCAGTTACCGTTCATTCGCGACATCTTCGGAGACCTACTCGACTCCGTCGCCTTCGCCCCCGAGTGGCGCACTTCCACTGCGGTTGCGCTCGCTTCGCAGATGTACGAGTCGCGCGAGTTCGGCGCGATGCCGATTCTGGGGGACGCGCTTCAGGACGCGGGCTGTGACAGCGCCGACGTGCTGAACCACTGCCGGGGTGAGGGACCGCACGTGCGCGGGTGCTGGGTCGTGGATCGTGTGTTGGGGAAGGAGTGAGGTGCTTGCGAGCGAGTACGGGGCCGGGTACAGTGCGCCAGACCCCAGCAACTAGGAGGATTCAAGGTGCGCGCACTGATCCCCGCAGCAATCGTATCGCTCCTCGTGCTCGCTCCCCGAGCGACACCGGACGCGCCTAAGAGTAATGATCTCGGCAGCATGCTCTTTCACCTGCCCCCGGCCGAGATCGAAGCGGCGAAGTTCGAGACGTGGCGGGAGGAGGCGGTGAAGAAGCGGGGCGTCACGTGTACCCGCGTGGAATACGACAAGAACGTGTTCTGGGTGGTGGACGCTCACACCGGTATCGGGAACGCCTACAAGAAAGTCGCCGTCTACGTCCCCAGGAAGGACGGGTCGTTCCACCGGGGCCTGCTGGTGGATCTACAAGGGGCGGCGAGTCTCGCCGTGGCAGTGGACCCGAAGACCGGGATACTGGAGCTGCGGGAGAAAGCGAACAGCAGCGTCAAGGACGAGGTGATCCTGTCCCTCAACCTGAAGGTCGCCGGCACCGGCATCTCACCGTGAGAGCGAGCGATCCTCCGCCCTCGCACAACGACACGGGCGGGGCTCGCTCCCCGGTTCGTGTGCAGGTGAACTGACACCGTTTGATCTAATATGGTAAGTTGATCGGCAGCGCGAGTTGATTCGGCAAGAAGTCGATCCACGGGTCCGGCGGGGGGCATCAATGGCTCAGCGTGTGTTCGAGTTGGTGTCGCCGTTTCCGCCCGAGGAGTGCGAAACCCGGCTCCGGGAGGCCGTCGTCCGCCCCGGGGTGTTCGCCGGGCTCGACGCACGGCCGGTACTCGGAACCGTTGAGAACCGCCGGGTTTCGCTTTGCAAAAAGGAGTGGCGCAACAACGGTTTCCGCCCGTTCCTTCGTGGGCGGTTGGAGCCGCACGCGGACGGGGCGGTGCTGCGGTGCCGAACCGGGCTGCACCCGTTCACGCGTCTGTGGCTCGTACTGTTTCTGGTTCTGGGCGCCTTCGTCGCACTCGTCGGCGTGGCCAACATCTCGAGGGCACTCGCCGCCGACCGTCCCGTAGACCTCCGTATGCTCGGCCCGTGCGGACTGCTCGCGTTCGGGCTCGCGATCTGGCTCGCCGGTCGGTACCGCGCGCGCGGCGAGGGCCAGTTCCTGGTCACTTTTGCCGCCGAGGTGCTCGGGGCCGAACCGCGGGAACTGGAACCGGAGTCGCTGCTCACCACTCTCCGGCAGTGGAGCCCGCCCCCGTACCCGCGGCCGCGCGGGGAACCGGACGACGGTCACCCCGAGTGGGTGCCCTCGTTCCCGGTGCTGCTCGTGGTCGGCGCGGTCGGCGTGGTGTTCGTCGCGTGTGCCGGCCTACCGATACTGACGGTGCTACTCGGTTGAACGGTCCGGGGTGCGTCGTTAGGTTCTGGGCTTCTTCAGGTTTCGAGCACTTCGTTCCACTGCTTGGTGTCGGTGATTGATGACCGAAGCGAAATGGCTCGCGTGCGGGAACTCGGTGTTGATGTTGTCGCAGATCGATGACACGACCAACTACCGTAAGTTGCGGCTGTTCACCTTCGCGTGCTGCCGCCGGTGCTGGGATCAATTGGGCGAAGATAGTCAGACTGCCATTGATGTTGCGGAGCAGTTCGTGGAAGAAAAAGTGGGAGAAGCCGAGTTGCTGGATGCTTGGAGGAATACTGATTATTACCTCCCCCATCCATTTGATGACTCTGGCTTTGTCGGTTACCGTCGCGGCTTTATTGGGCGTGGCGCGTCGCTGTCCTATGCCGCCTGGGTTGCCGGTCGCGCTTCGGACATTGCTTGGTCGAGCGCCCGAAAGGACGACGCTTCACTCATTGCGCGTTGCGCTGCGGCGAGCCGGGCATACAGCGGTATCGAGCGAATTGGTGGAAAACGATCTGAGTGGCGACGGTTTGAAGCAGAAGAGCTCGCTGCCCAGGCCGACTTGCTCCGCGATATCTTGGGCACGCGCCTGTTTCGATTAACGAACTTTCCTACCACGTGGCGCACTTCCACTGTTGTGGCGCTCGCTTCGCAGATGTACGAATCACGCGACTTCGGCGCGATGCCGATTCTGGCCGACGCGCTCCAGGACGCGGGGTGCGACAGCGCCGATGTGCTCGATCACTGCCGGGGTGAGGGGCCGCACGTGCGCGGGTGCTGGGTCGTGGACTTGGTGCTCGGCAAGGAGTAGTCGATCGTTGGGTCGTGAAAGGAGCCGTTGTGTCAACCGAGGGAAGCGATCCTTCTGGCCCCCAAACTGCCGAGGCGTTCGATCACTTGGCCGGGGAGTGCTGGTTCCACAATCAGTTGACCGATGCGGCGGACAACTACCGCCGAGCACTCGGGATCCGAGAACAGTCATTCGGGGCGGACCACTGGGAAGTGGCGGACAGTATCGTTCGTTTGGCGGGGGCCTGCTCTTTTGCGGGGGATCACGCGGAGGCCGAGTCCCTGTGGTACCGCGCGATCCGCATCTACGAGCCGTACTACCGCGAACTGATGGACGCGCGGGGCGAGTTATTCCAGCACGTGTTCATGGGGTTAGTCGGGACACTCAATAACATCGCGGTGGCCGCACTTCAACGCGGGGACACGGTTGCGGCGGAGCGCGGGTACCGGCGCGTCGGTGTGTTGATCGCCGAGGCTTTCGGACCGGGTTGTCGGTGGGTGCCGGTAGATTCGCCGTTTGCCGCTGCTCTCATCGAGCAAGGGAAACAGGACGGGACGGACTGGGCGGCTGCGCTGGACGCACCCTAATCTCGCGCCCCGGATTGGTTCCGACCTCGGCCCGGTGGCCGGGCCACAAGGGGCCGCGCCGGCCCGACTTCGCTTCCGCGAAACGACGCGGGCCGGGAATCACTCTCCGGCCCGTGGTGCTCCCGTGTTGTCTACTTCCCGACCTGGAGCGCGGAACGCTCACGGCAACGCCGGACTCCCCACTTATGTGGAGATTTTGGAACCGCGATCCGCGAGGTTGCTCCAGACCAAAATCTCCACATAAGTGGGGAGTCCGAAAGCGGTGCTGGAACAGCGCTTCCCCGCGCGGATTGTGGTGCAGTGTGCTCGGACGACGCAACATCGTCCTGTCGCAGAGCGACGAGCTAAACACGACCACGGGAACTGCACACAGCTTACCCGAAACGGCGCGCGGTGCAAGGGCCGGGGCGCGGTTCGCGCTTGCGGCCGGCGCGGGAACGGATATTCCAGAGGGCGGGGGCACGTGAGCGAACCACGCAAGCAACGGCTCGCCTACAGTTGGCCCCACCGGTTGCACCGGCTGTTCGTGTGCGCGATGTGTCGGCACGTGCTCCCCCTCATCGACAGCCCGGAACTGGCCGGCGTTCTGGAAACGGCGGAGGCTTTTGCCGACGGCACGGCATCCGTCGAGGACATGGCCCGCGCCCGCGCGGTATTCTTATCAGCTACGGGCTCGTTTGAGGGGGACGCGCGAATCGCTGCTCTCGCGGCGCAGATATACTGGGCCACGGAAGTCGGAACTGCTCATACTTGGGGCGAACTGACCCTCGGGATCATCGATCCACAAGCCGCTCCGACTGTCGGAGAGGCTATCTTCGCCAACCTGGACCTGCTCCTGAGCGAGGGCGTGGCGTCACTTCCCGAACTCGATTACGCGAGCCTGTTTGATGACATCGAACGGCGCGCCGTGCCCTTCTCTCCTTCCTGGCGCACTTCCACTGCGGTTGCGCTCGCTTCCCAGATGTACGAAGCGCGTGAGTTCGGCGCGCTGCCGATTCTGGGGGACGCGCTCCAGGACGCGGGGTGTGACAGCGCTGATGTGTTGAACCACTGCCGCGCACCGGGTGTCCATGTGCGCGGGTGCTGGGTCGTGGACCTGGTGCTCGGCAAGGAGTAGTCGCGGGGAAGGGCGTTTCACCGCAGAGGGCGCGGAGAGCGCAGAGAAGAAACACAATTGGTTTTCTCCGCGCCCTCTCGTGCTCTCTGCGGTGAAACGCCCTTCCCCGCGCCTTACCTCCCGCCCGGTGCCGATGGCTGGAGCTGCTTGAGCAACTCCGCGACCCCGGCGTGCCCCTTCTCGGTCTGGCGCACCACGAGCACCAGGCGGCTCGCGAGGAACTCGACGGACCCCGCGTCCGCGCCCCAGGACTTGGGCTCCACGGTGGCCCGGACCACCTTGGCCAGGGTCTCGCCATCGGCGACCGTGTCCACCAACTTCCCAACGGGGTACACCCGCACGAGCACTTTGGCCGCTTCCGGCGGCGTGCGCCCGTCCCCGGGGATGGGCGCGGGGGCGTCCTTCGCCGGTGGCGCCAGAGTGCCGTCCTTCGCCGGCGGTGCCAGGGTTTGCCCCTGCCCTACCGGGGGCAGCATGTTCAACCAAGGTGAAGGCGCGCCGTCCTTCGCCGGCGGCGCCAGTGTTTGGCCCCACAACCCGAAGCGCTGTGCGTTCTCCCAGGGGGAAGGCGCGCCATCGAACCCATAGGGAACCCTCAGACTCAGACCGTGACCGGATTGGAGTGCGTGCAGCCACGTGGCTTGCGCCAAGCGCTCGCGGAGTTCGGTCACTTCCTTGCGGAGCCGGTCCCGCTCGCGCTCCAGTTCGGCAATGCGCTCCTTATCGGAGTTTGGAGCGGCGCGCTTCGCCCCTTCGTTCTTCGGGGTATCGGCAACGGCCGTATTGGACTGCCCTCCGGCCACGCTCACAGCCACAATCGCGCACGCGACCACGCACGCGGAGGCCGTTGCCCGGAGCTTGGTCAAGAACATCGCCTTCATTGTTCCCTCCACGAGTACCGCGACCGGGGGCGCAATAACGGCCCCACCGGTCGCTACGAGTACACTCAATCTCACCGTCGAGTCGGCCAGTTCGCACGCCACGGTCGGTGCCACGGACACCGCGCCGAGCCCCGCCGCGGGCACCGCGAGCCCGTACCGCGAGAGGCGCCGGGCGAGCAGGGATCGGGCACGCGCGAGCCGGCTCGACAGCGTGCCCTCGGTCCACCCGAGCCGGACCGCGGCCTCGCGCCGAGGGAGGCCCTCCAGGTCGCACGCCACCACCGCCGCGCGGTACACGCCCGGCAGCGCCACCAGCTCCCGGTCCAGGGCTTCGCGCAACTCGGGCGCGAACCCGTCGTCCGGGGTGCCCGCCTCGGTCCGCGTCTCTGCGGCCCGACTTTCGCGCTCGCGCCGGACTGCGGCCGCGCGCCGGGCACCGAGGGCCGTTCGGTACGCGACCCCGTACAGCCAGTTCCCGAGCCGCAGTCGAGGCCCCAGTGCCCCGGCCCGGCGCGCGAGCACCAGGAACGTGGCCTGGAACGCATCTTCGGCGTCCTGGCGGTGCCGGAGCACGCGCCGACACACGGCCAGCACCATCGGTCCGTGGCGCCGGACCAGGGCCGCGAACGCGGGGCCGTCCCGGTTCGTAATGAATCGGGCGAGCAGGTCCGCGTCGGGCGCGGGGTCGGTCGTGGCGACCAAGTGTCGCAGGCGTGCGAGGTCGGTCATTCGGTCTCGGCCCTCTCGAACAGCATGTAGTGGCGCGGGACCGGCTCGCGCGTCCGCGACTTTTTCGGCGCGCCACCATTTTTCGCGAACCGCTGTCGAATACCGAAGGATACCGGCTCCTGACCCGAGCAGGAAGGTAATGGAACCAACGACCTTGTGATGCGCTGCGACCCAGGAACCGGGACTTGTGGGCCGGCGCCGGAACGATCATGCTGGGAGTTAAGGGGGCGACCGATGACTGAAGCGGAATGGCTGGCATGTGATTCACCGGTGGCACTTTTGGCGCTCCTCAATGCCGATGGTTACAGTCGGAAATTGCTGCTGTATGCTTCGGCGTTGTGCGCGCTTCGCCCGGACTTGTTGACGGAAACGCTTCGTCGTTGGTCGTCTTTGGTGGATGCCGTACTAACCGGAGAGGAACGGCCGGGCGCAATGGACGAGTGGCAAGAATCGGCAGAAGATGAGTGCTCGGAACTTGCAGACTCAGGTCCGCCCGAAACACGCGCTTACTATTCAGTTCTAGCACAGGTCGTGTTTTGCAGTTGGATCAATGACCCCAAGGAACTTGACATTCCTCCACCCGTCGTCGTGGGGATTGGTCCGATGCGGCGAACCGCTTCTAATCTCATCCGCGACATCTTCGGCAACCCGTTCCGCCCCGTGGTCTTCTCTCCCTCCTAGTGCACCGCCACCTCTGTCGCACTGGCGGCGCAGATGTACGAATCGCGTGACTTCGGCGCGATGCCGATCCTGGGGGACGCGCTGCAAGATGCGGGTTGTGACAACACCGACGTGCTGGACCACTGCCGCGATTCTCGTGCGCCGCACGTGCGCGGGTGCTGGGTCGTCGATCTCGTGCTCGGCAAGGAGTAGGCACTACACCTGTCGCGCGTGGCGATTTCGGGACACTCTTGCGTTCTGACTATTATATTGATACGCTCGGCAGTACACCCGGCGGCATCAAACGCGCCTCAACACGCGCCGGCGAAACAGGTGGGTGCCGCGATGGACCTTCTGACGGGATTCGAGGTCGTGGGGGACCGGGGCTTCTACCGTCCGAGTGGCCCCGTGTCGGCGGGGCAGCTCGCGGACCTGATCACCGCCGCGCTCCAACGCGCCCGTAGCGCGGGGCTCTGTGGCGTGCTGGTTGATGTCACCGCGGTAACCGGGTTCGAGCCGCCCGGACCGGCCTTCCGCCGGTGGGCCGTGCAGCGGTGGGCGACGGCGCTCGGTGGCGCGCTCCGGGTGGTCCTGGTCGCCCGGCCGGAACACATTTGCCCGGATCGGACGGGCCTACTGGTTGCGGCCGAAGAAGGGCTGCGCGCCCACATCTGCGCGACCGAGGCGGAGGCCGTGGCCTGGCTCGACGCCGTAGCGACCCGCGCGGACGAACCGAGCGCGGCATCGACCGCGTAGCGCGTTCCGGTTACTCGCCGGGCACAAGTATCGGGGTGACGGGTTCCTGGCCCGTGGGGGCAGAAGACGTGCTGGTTAAATTCGGAGCCGCGGCACCGGCGCGCTGAGCAAGGGCGGCCGCGAGCGCCGGCTTCAGGCCCTTGAGAACGTTCGGCTTGTTCAGCACCGCGACGGCCCCGAAGTCGAGCAGCGCGGCCGTACTGTAACGGCCCCCGTCGCCGTTCACGAAGATACACGGCAGGTCCGGGTCGGTCTCGCGCAGCGCGACGAGCGTCACGGGGCCGTCCATCTCCCTCATCTGAACGCTCACCATCGCGAGGCCGATTTTCCCGCCCATCGCCCGGTGCCGTTCCACCGCGCGGGCGCCGCTCTCCGCGGTGACCGGCGCGCACCCGTTGTGCGCCACCATTGCCGCCAGCACCGCGAGAACCTCGGGCTCGTCGTCCACAATCAGAACGGGCACTCTCAGGCGATGCGGCATGGCCGATCCCCGACAGGGCGAATGCACTGGGTGTATATTTTGCGTCTGATTATAAGATCATTTCTCGACGGTGCAAACGAATTATTCCGAAAAAGTGACGGGCCGGGGACCGCTTCCCGACCCGGGGCGTCAACGGGCGGGATCGGTTGCACGCGGGGCGTTGTTCGGGGATGATTGGCCGGTCGAGTGCGTTTGTCAGTGCCGTAAAAGGTAGTGTAGCCGAGGGCAAAGCGATGCGGGTTTCCTGTTTGGTTCTCCTGGCGGGGTTCACGAGCCTGTTCGCCCCCGTTCGATCGGGCGCCGACGACGCCGAAGACAAAGCGGTCAAGGCGGTGGAGGAGCTGAAGGGGAAGATCGAACGGTCCACGTCTCAGCCGGGGAAGCCCGTCTACTCCGTCAGCTTCTCCGGCACGAAGGTCACCGACGACGACCTCCGGCACGTGGCCGCGTTCAAGGAGCTCGGCTCGTTCGCGGCGGGCTCGACCGGGTTAACCGGGGCCGGGCTCAAGCACGTCGCGGAGCTGCCCAAAGTGGTCAACCTCTACATGAACTTTTCCAAGGTGACCGACGAGGGCCTCAAGCACATTTCGGGGATGAAGTCCCTGCGCACCGTCGAACTGTTCCAGACCAAGGTGACCGACAAGGGCGTCAAAGAACTGGCGGCCCTGAAGGACCTGAGCCGCCTGAACCTGGGCAAGACGGCCGTCACCGACGCCTCCCTGAAGCCCATCGGGGAGATCACCGGACTGAGGTCGCTCAACCTGACCACCACGGCGGTCACGGACGCGGGCCTCAAGGATCTGGTCGGCCTGAAGAACCTCACGCACCTGTACCTGTCCGGCTCCAAGGTGACCGAGGCGGGCGTGAAGGAGCTGCGCAAGGCGCTGCCGGAGTGCGAGATTCAGAGGTGACGGGCGCTTCCTTTTAGGGACGCCCGAACCGAATCGAGGGCGGGGGCTATAGCGCTGCCAATTTCGTGTGGCCCACTGCGCCCGGCGATAACGACACGAGCCGGGAATCGCTCCCCGGCTCGTGCTTCCCGACCGGCCCTGGCGGTGCGTGCGCTCCGCTGGGCGGGCCGGGCCACTTCCCGACCGGCCCTGGCGGTGCGTGCGCTCCGCTGGGCGGGCCGGTCAATGCTCCCGTGATGTCTACTTCCCGACCCGGGGCGCAGAACGCTTGCGGCACCGCCAGGGGCGGACTTTATTCAGACGGCGGGATCGCGCTTCTCGCGGTCGAACCCGCCCGCCAAGTTTGAATATGGTCCGCCCCTGAGTCGCGGTGCTGGAACAGCGGTCCCCGCGATGCGTGTGGTGCAGTTTTCTCGGACGACGCAACATCGTCCTGTCGCAGAGCGACGAGCTAAACCGACCACGGGAACAGAGCACAGTTTACTAACCGAGGACCGATTTGAGCGTCTCCAGCACCCGCGCGACCTGGTTCTGCCAGTTCAGCACCTGCTGCATGTACCCCGCGTTCTCGTCCGAGGACTGCAACTTCGACTGAACAACCATGAGGCTCAGCCCGCTCACCAGGGTCGCCTGGAGGTGGAGCGAAAGCCGTTCGTACTCAGTCATGCCCGTCCCCTTGTGATGAGCGTCTCGAAACTGGCATGGCACGGCCATTCTCGCACAATTTATTAACAATAGCAAGATCGTTCGATTTAGTTCGGGGTGCGGCAAAGAGTGGCGATCGTGTGGTCGTGGCGGTATGCTGGGTCTGATACCGTCCGCGCACGTAACGAGGCCCGGTGGCGATGGCCCGCATCGAACTCGCGTTCCCACTACCCCCGGACGAGTGTACCGCGCGCCTGGCCGCGGGCACGAACCGGACCCGCGCGCTGTTCTTCGAGGACGAGCCCAAAGCGGTGTACGGGCGCGTCGAGGCCGGGCTGGTGAATGTGCGGCGGCGCGCGCCCCGCAGCCAGCTCCAGATGTGCCTCTCGGGAGCGTTCGAGGCGCGCGGGCCGGGGACCGTGTTCCGGGGTCGGATCGGGTGGGACGTTTCGTCCTGGTGCGCCCTGGTTGTCTTCGTGATGAACGCGTTGGTCTGGGCGTTTTTGCTGACCGTGAATGCGAACAGCACATCTTCCGGGATCGGTCCGTGGCTGCTGCTGGCGCTACCGCTTGTAACCGTTGTGGGTGCCTTCAGCTTGTGGCGCGATTGGCGCAGAGCCCGCGGCGAGGGCGCGTTCCTGGTCGAGTTCCTGCGCCGGACCCTCGGCGGGACCGCGGACGAGAACGCGCCCGCGAGCAGTGAAGTGCGAGCCCGGGCGGGCTTCGGAGGGCACCTGTGACCGAGGCGGAATGGCTCGCGTGCGAAGAGTCGGACGCGATGATTCAGTTGCCGGCCGGCAAAAAGAGCGACCGAAAACTCAGACTGTTCGCGGTGGCTTGCTGCGATCGTATTTCGCACCTTATTCCGACGGAGCCGAGCCGCCACTGTGTGGAAGTGGCACGGCGGCTCGCAGACGGCTCGGAACGGCCGGGCGAGCGCCGCGCGGCCGTGATTGCGGCGATGGCCGACGAGGGAACCACCTCCGCTGCCGCCTGCGTCAGTGCCGTCAGCGCTTACGAAGCGGCCATAAGAACGGCCGATCATGCGGCTGTCGCCGTTGCGAGGGAGCAATACCCGGAACTGTACGAATCGGGGGAGCGAATACCGGAGTGGTACGACGTTATTGGCATTGAGTCGATTGCTCAATGTGTTCTCCTCCGCGAGATCTTCGGGAACCCGTTTCGCCCCGTCGTCTTTTCTCCCTCCTGGCGCACCTCAACAGCCGTTGCGCTCGCGGCGCAGATGTACGAGTCACGCGAGTTCGGCGCGCTGCCGATCCTGGCGGACGCGCTCCAGGACGCGGGATGTGACAACGCCGATGTGCTGAACCACGGCCGCGGTGAGGGGCCGCACGTGCGCGGGTGCTGGGTCGTCGATTCGGTGTTGGGCAAGGAATGAGGGCGCGCAAGGGCAGTTCACCGCAGAGGGCACGAGAGGGCGCGGGGGACGGGCAAGAGCGGTCGCGCGGGGCCGCACCTTTGGCGGTGACGCGCTCCGTTGCTGTTTTTTGGCCGACGGCGCACGGGAACGGGATTTCGGTGATAGACCGAGACCGAGCGGGGCACACATCACAACCAGCACGGCCCCGAACGGATCTCGCGCCCCGCACGCGGTGCGCGGCACCTTTCCCGTCGACCCATTTCGGAGCGCCCGAGCGATGCCCGTAACACTTCAGTCCGTGTTCAATGCGTGCGCGAGCGACACCACCAAGCCGGCCGACGCCGTACCGGTCGTCGTCTTCCTCGGTGGCGCAATGAAGAGAGATTCCAGTAACGATAAGCTCGTGATCGTCTATTTCCGACCGTACAAGCCGGCGGTCACCTCGTTCGAGGACGTCGAGCTACACATTCACGTCGATCCCTACGAGTGGCACACGGGAATCAACATCCGCGCGAAGAGTTCGGGCAGCGGGGTCGTCGGGTCCGGCATCGGCACGATGGCGCACGGCGGGAGCGTCGACAAAACCGACTCCAAGTACCCCTTCTACGACAAACTCAAGCGGGCTGCCACGGCGTACATGAACGCCCAACTCCTGATTCACGCCACCAAGAAACACGTGCTCTTGCCCCAGGAGCAGAAGGTATTCACCAAGCGGGAGAACGACGTGAAGCGCGCGACCTACGTCTGGGGCCTGCCCCAGTTCTGGGACAAGGCGACCGCGTTCACGACCCAGAGCGTCGTGCTCTCGCCCGGCGCGGTGGCGGCCAAGCAGAAGAAGGAAACGGAAGGCTCCGTCGCGTCGGCGCAGGTCACGGCGCAACTGGACCAGAAGATGGAAGTGGACCCGCCCGTCGCGCCGGCGCCGGTCGTCGGTGGGGTGTTGGTGAAAAAGTAAGAGGCGCGGAGCGGAGGTTTCGCCGCAGAGGGCACGAGAGCGCGCGGAGGAAAGGCAAGAACGGTTCGGTTCTTGTTTGTCTCTTTTCTCCGCGCGCTCTCGTGCCCTCTGCGGCGAAATCCGCGCACGACTCAGCGGAGCAGGGCGGCGATCGACCCGGCCGCGCGGAGCACCCCGCCGGCCACAGCCGAGATCCGCTCGATCGTGCTCA
This region of Gemmata massiliana genomic DNA includes:
- a CDS encoding sigma-70 family RNA polymerase sigma factor, translating into MTDLARLRHLVATTDPAPDADLLARFITNRDGPAFAALVRRHGPMVLAVCRRVLRHRQDAEDAFQATFLVLARRAGALGPRLRLGNWLYGVAYRTALGARRAAAVRRERESRAAETRTEAGTPDDGFAPELREALDRELVALPGVYRAAVVACDLEGLPRREAAVRLGWTEGTLSSRLARARSLLARRLSRYGLAVPAAGLGAVSVAPTVACELADSTVRLSVLVATGGAVIAPPVAVLVEGTMKAMFLTKLRATASACVVACAIVAVSVAGGQSNTAVADTPKNEGAKRAAPNSDKERIAELERERDRLRKEVTELRERLAQATWLHALQSGHGLSLRVPYGFDGAPSPWENAQRFGLWGQTLAPPAKDGAPSPWLNMLPPVGQGQTLAPPAKDGTLAPPAKDAPAPIPGDGRTPPEAAKVLVRVYPVGKLVDTVADGETLAKVVRATVEPKSWGADAGSVEFLASRLVLVVRQTEKGHAGVAELLKQLQPSAPGGR
- a CDS encoding response regulator; the encoded protein is MPHRLRVPVLIVDDEPEVLAVLAAMVAHNGCAPVTAESGARAVERHRAMGGKIGLAMVSVQMREMDGPVTLVALRETDPDLPCIFVNGDGGRYSTAALLDFGAVAVLNKPNVLKGLKPALAAALAQRAGAAAPNLTSTSSAPTGQEPVTPILVPGE
- a CDS encoding tetratricopeptide repeat protein; its protein translation is MSTEGSDPSGPQTAEAFDHLAGECWFHNQLTDAADNYRRALGIREQSFGADHWEVADSIVRLAGACSFAGDHAEAESLWYRAIRIYEPYYRELMDARGELFQHVFMGLVGTLNNIAVAALQRGDTVAAERGYRRVGVLIAEAFGPGCRWVPVDSPFAAALIEQGKQDGTDWAAALDAP
- a CDS encoding leucine-rich repeat domain-containing protein, with protein sequence MRVSCLVLLAGFTSLFAPVRSGADDAEDKAVKAVEELKGKIERSTSQPGKPVYSVSFSGTKVTDDDLRHVAAFKELGSFAAGSTGLTGAGLKHVAELPKVVNLYMNFSKVTDEGLKHISGMKSLRTVELFQTKVTDKGVKELAALKDLSRLNLGKTAVTDASLKPIGEITGLRSLNLTTTAVTDAGLKDLVGLKNLTHLYLSGSKVTEAGVKELRKALPECEIQR